The genomic stretch TAGAGATAGGGCTTTTCAAGTGTTGGAATCACTTGGGGGCCAGCTTTCTTCGACCAGAACCAAAAGGCAAACAGGGATCTTCCGGGATCCTTTTCTCAGTTCGTGTTCTGCTGTGGGTATGATGGACAGTAGCCAGGCAAGGTGTGACTTGCATTTCTGGAACTTCAATTGAATTAAGGGAGAACGACAAGAGATGGGAGAAGAGAATTTCTGGGAGGAGAAAGGAGGGGAGCACGCACGGCAGCCATGttttcaaaccaaaaaaacTTCATAGAATTCTCAATATCAAGTCTCATCATTGGGTACAATAACACTATTTAAAGACAAAAGCAACTGGAATTGGGGGATACTGAAATTTCAGAAGAGCAACTACTGGTCCCTTTGTAAATGATAGCTTTCTTTtgccctcttttttctttccaaatttttAGTCATATGTAGGCTGTGACACACTGCTTCAATTTGTCTTTCTTGATTATTAGCAAATGGAAGAACAATTCAAAACATTCATTGTCCTGTCACACTATTTGGAGGTATGTCTTCGTTGTTTCTCTTTTACATACAAAGGAACACATGCTTGGAATGGCCTGAAAGTGTATGCATCCTGTACAGACATCACGATTCCGCCAATTCTGGGATGAGGCAGCAAAGAATCGCCACATTCTTGAAATAGTACCAGGTAAATATGTTACTCTCATGTTAAACACTTAAACCTTCCAGCAGATATGGCCCTGAAATTATAGCTGCTAGCATGTGCAGGTTATTGAACATGTAATCCTGCAGATAAAAGTTGAAATAGGTTGAATATTCACTGTCTTTATGGTGACCCAAAGAAAGTATAAGATAAGAGGGAATATGAGAGTTTTGAGTTCTTAAGGTGCCATTAGTTCATTTGATTAATCAAAGATTTAAGAACTATTTTCTGCTGCTTaagaatatttgatttgatatgATTGGTATATATATTCCCTTGTTTTATGCTGCTTGGGCTAGCAATTGAAATTTCTTCTTAGAAAGCACTAGATGGGTGTGGCGATATCACTGGcggaaatagaagaaaacatgAGCCACTTAACATGGAATCTTTTCTAAATTTGGATTTAATGGGGTCGTCTCccaccttttttcttcttattttgaaGTGGGCTTCCAGCTTTTAGCCAGTTTGAAAGTGTTGCAATTTGCAACTGATGTGGGCCATGTAGCAGTGTCTGAGATGGGGCCCAAGTTTAACGGACATATTGTCCATGGCATCATTTAACCATGAGTCTATTTTCATCAGATTCTCCATGTGAAGTGTTAAGAGCTTTAAAAAAGTCGTTTTTTCACAAGCACAGTACAGGAACCATTTTAAAAAACCGAGGGAAAAGATTTACATGTCTGTGGTTTAGAAAGCCTCCTAAATTTGACACATAGAATGAACAAATGAGCAGTCTGTATGCAAAACAAGCCACTTCATTTGGAATGCTTTCCAATTGTTCTTTGATTGGACGCATTCATCCCATTGCCCCCCCCCAACctgccttcttttctttttggggtgGATGGGGGTGTAAATGTATTATTCTTTTCTGTGAATTAGTTTGAATTTTTACCAACTTATTTCGCGACTGTCCATTTATTGTTGTCCTGAAACATTCTTCTTGTCTCACCCAAAATGCACTTCTGTTTTGTTGCTAAAAAAATGCAGGTTTTGAGCAAGCAATACAAGATTATGCAATTCATGTCCTTTCCCTGACTTACCAAAAGGTTCCCAGACCTGTACTTGCAGAGGTAAGATATGGttccctttcccctttttctgTTGTTCATCATTCCCTTTCATTTAATTTATCAGGTTTCCATAGATATGGTTGACAACGAATCCCTAGTTTCGCAGAGTCAAGGCATGCCTGCCTCACTCGACTCTTGTTGTAAAACTCATTCTGTTTATCTAACTGgcttcaaaaaaatttccccaTTTGTGGTTCAATCAACAGGCTATCCCTAGCCACTGATGGCTATACAAACTCAAACCTATATACTAACAGCATATGTAATATCTCCTAAtgttatctttctttttcttgtgataaaaaaaaaaaaaaacaggctATCAACATTGAAGGCCTCTCACTGGACAAGTTCCTGGAGCATCAGGTCGCCAACTGTGGATGGGCCCTTGAGAAAGGCCACAGCCGGGGCCAGGTTATTGTCCTTCCTCGCAATGAATTCAACCAGCCAGAGCTCATGAAAAACACTGCAGATAGTATCCCTCTAGAACACATTACCCGAATCTTCCCTATTCTCGGTTGATACCAGAAGCTTGATTTACTACATCAACTTGGATATTTTTCCTTATGGATGCAGGCATCTATGTTGGAAATGATAAGGTAATCCATTTCACCAGAGGACAAGGTCAAGAAGTCAGGACTGGAACTGTGCTGGATGCGCTTCTATTAAGCTCCTTACCAGCCCGATATCAGCTCTGCTCCACCTGCTTCACTTGCCCACAACTAGCAGAAGGTGATGGAGTCGTCTCTTCCTGTCTAGATTGTTTTCTCGCTGGTGGGGTCCTGTACCATTTCGAGTATGGTGTCAATCCTGTTCTCTTTCTAGCAAAAGCACGGGGTGGAACATGCACCACTGCTGTCTCAGACCCAGATGATATTGTAGTCGACCGAGCAACCTACCTGCTTAACAATGGCTTTCGGAGTTATAATGTTTTCGAGAGCAACTGTGAAGATTTTGCAATTTACTGTAAGACCAGTCTGCTTGTTGTTGAACAAGGAGCAATTGGCCATAGTGGTCAAGCAACATCAATAATAGGTGGGTCTGTCTCTGCCATCTTGGCAACACCATTGTGCCTTCTTACCACCAATGTGTATGGGATAGTAGCAACAGGGATTGGGCTCTACTGTCGAATCCGGTATGCTACAGATATTGGCATGAGGAAGGAAGTGGAGAAGGTAGCAGTGGAAGATCTCAGTAAGTTTCTACCAAGAAAATAAGATCTCAGCAAGTGAGACTTGATTTTCATGAACAATGTATGTGATACTGGGCTTGTTCCATGGGTGGTCTTTGATCAATAAATTGTTGGAAGCTGTGGTTCCCAACATGTCAGTGGTGATTGTGTTTATGGAAATTTTAATTACATTGAGactgggttggggggggggtgtgattgaatactcgacaatcatttcatatttgaagtgaacaccatgttgttgatatggagatattcttatttgtctcattcaacttaagttatttgggtaataatgattttcataacttagaatttattaaaaaaccattgactatccttagattttatttaaaaatcacaactttgacacccatggtgaagatggtactttatgtaaatattggtttctaacagaaacgattctgttaagtacgaaccatacatgtttctgtttctttcaggttacaaaatcaatttttttttgtgattaccatacaacatttaagatgcagaatcactccaaaaaaatagaaatgcaaaaaagtgtgctagccccaaaatcatgttaaaaaaacagaatcgttacagtacagagccttactgcctataaaaacattctcaaatgaaatcataaaccaaatatctcaagaaataactgtgcataatgtaaatgctaaaacttaaccataattcatcaaactgtgccccaaaacatacgggctaaggttcaaaacataaacaaatactaaacaaaacaagagctcccactaatcaagcatttcaaataaatgtatgtaaagaaatcctaactacttgatgggaccaaattttacttgttCTCAATTGCTTGTGATtattctacctcaccctttcttggtatcatcctgcttatcagccccagaattcttcctcttctctaaccatttcttgaaaataaaacagtccttcttcacatgtccttttttatggcaccagaaacactctacgttgttggtattctcttcatcctgagccttttgagatgtgtcaagttcttgagagctattagtcctgtcatatggcttgacgcttcctttgttggaaaaatttttgttccttctgcttggtcgaccagaagatcccttgtggaaagttgcatgtgcactctcaaacctagtttgtttcaatttttcttcctcttgagtgcaaatgcaaatgagctcatttaggcttcaatcgtccttcagtgcaatgtaggtagattggataaccttatactggctagggagggtattcagtgcaatgtgtacaatatattcttcatcgatctgtattccaagatccttaagtttaccagcatcagtagctacacccaaaatgtattctctaacactcccacatccatcataccttgtattcattagcctggtcatcaatgtggttttctcagcttccttgttgtgttgaaatctagctttaatagcatccaggaattcttttgcagtgtctttgatctctatgttcccacgtataatttcaggaactgccttttttaaaaccagtatgcactttctgtttgctttagcccatttcttaaacttggtcctttcagcacttctgctcgagtctgtgagaggctcaggtttaggctccctaagtgccaagtctaagtcaagaagacctaaatgcaattctaattcctccacccacttttgatagttgttaccagtgagtattgggatggaagatacataacttgagggaactgccatcttactacagcagtaacaacaacacaatacatgccaaatatcaaaatataaaccataatataaaagcatgtaataccatcaatatattttaaataagagttacaactaaaaatgtatccctatcctttgggacaggaattagctgatgctcttatattattcttttaactgtgaaaacaacactaactttggaattcaatcacctttgggcaaaagaactccaaattcaatgtccctttctaaaatgtggatgattatcctcaaaccttaatgatataacctttgggaaagtatcacctttactgttggagaagatacaatcgaactgaatgtaccactttggtgggtttcactcagttctatcatatctttcccattggagatgtatatctttatgttcaaaacatacatataaatgtcactaggacaacaataaccatacaagagtcacaaccgcaactacattcctatcctttgggctaagaatgcactggtcctcttgtaaatttatatttactgtgaaaagaacaataacttttgaaatcccctcacctttgggcttaggaacctctaggttactgccattttcttaactttggtgacatcacctttgggcaaatgtcacctacattgctttcctgtggaaaatcatgaaataataagatgtaccactttgggaATCCatctcatcatttcatggtttcctaaagcaaaattactttgcaactaagaatgagcggaagcttacacccttttccatattaacatatctcaatttaaaaaaaaaattctcaatttcatggtaaccaataacatatatatttttcaaagcattgatttatgctattttgtttcaatgattgaaactaaatacaacataaaatttcaaataaacatatcatattaaaaattagatcattaaatgtggcccgaaacaagaaatccaacgcaaaaaacagatttcaatttggccttaaaacgaacctttaaatgaaatttaaagtagtttaaataaaaaacccaaaaggaacaaattgaaaccaaatacaacataaaatttcaaacaaatatgttatattaaaaattagatcattaaatgtggcccgaaacaaggaatccaacgcaaaaaacagatttcaatttggccttaaaacgaacctttaaatgaaatttaaagtagtttaaataaaaacccaaaatgaacaaaaaccaaacaagcctttattttttttttttttaaatcaatccaaaccaaccggttcggccatatgagttccgggtcaaattcgggtcaattggtcaatgacccggtcaacctctgaccgagtcaaatagtgcacatgagttgacccactgtgtcgccggttcaaatcggtagggtttccgagttgaaccggcgatgactcgccgccttttttttatttttttttatttttctctctcctccggcagccgattTCCGACGGCACGTGCcgacgcgtccggaggtttccggtgactttcGACATACCGTCgagaccgtcttctcgtgatctacaacttttgtgaagaaagttttcccatacaggatctttaagtgatggtaaaattacgatttttatgattttcatgatttttaatcaaatcaggttttaagtaacaatcaaaatcctcatgtataagaaaaattcaatcgattcttgtcccatgtggtctgctctgataccacttgttaggactccctatgggtttgagtttgaaaccctattgaggaaacctcacaggaaaaacaagaacacgaatctaataaaattatggaggatcgatttgtacctttcacttagtatgctgaagatgattgatgttggtcactcccacgttcgctctcttggcttggctatggatcttctacagccccttaaacctccttggttctctcattttagtggtaaagtggggaagagtgaataatggttgtagggacccaaaacctagtatttataatactgtcctgcactcaaaaccctaaaccacaatgggttgagccagcatatccctaagcttgagagtggaccgaaccgattcatgcaatttgactctcacccatttaatcaacccgaataattaatttagcccataaatccaacaatacTGGGTACTTGGCTATATACCGAACcaattcatgcaatttgactctcacccatttaatcaacccgaataattaatttagcccataaatccaacaatacTGGGTACTTGGCTATACTTTGttattagatttttattttttctcttctaccTCCCTAGGTTCTTTTATGTTAGTGTGGGGAGATTGATGTAATTTTAAAAATCATTGACAAGTTAGTAAAGATAGGGGAGAAACGATTTATCTCCCTAAGCATTCCACACACTATTATTTCTTCCTTTACTTCCCCTCATCTTCTCTTCTCGCATCTTACTCCCTTTTATTACTTCGAACGCTATGTTCCGCCCTACCCTGAAGGAGGACTATACCTATGATATCTTGGTCCTTGGAGTTCTTCGGGTAGGAGATACTTCATGCTTGGTTCCTACGTCGACATTCTTGCTGTAATCCGGTTGTTCCCAGGCCTCCGTGAGGGAGACCATAAGTACATTGAGTGTCATGATAGGGCTTTTCTGCTTTGTCTGGTCCCACTTTCTTCTGCGGTCAGGCACTCAAGGTGCCTCTCTTGTTATTATGGATGTGGTGAAGCAACTGCGGCGAGGGTGTGACATGGTGCCTACCGTGCTCGCCAAAACTTTAAGAGGGCTTAACACCTTGAAAACGGGACACATATGTCATGGGGAGTATTTTTTCGGTAGCCCATTCTGGCTTCAGGTATATTTCCAGGTCACCTTTCTATTCAGTTACAATCTCTTTGTTTGCTCTAACTTTTGTCTTCCCAGTAGGTGTGGCTCCTTGAACAGCTTCAACTTGTCAAACCTTTGAAAGAGACCACTTCCGAATAGCCATCTAATGTGTCTGTACTGCGGTGATGGACGACCACAATGTCGACTTTTGAATCAACACGCTTAAGAGTCACACTAGTGAACACATTCGATGGAGGTGTTCTTTGTGGGATACTGATGACCCGGTGATAAGCTCCCCTGGATGTAATTACGTCCGTTTGATGGGCATGTTTCAGTTTGAACATATGGTCTAAGGAAGCTTGAACTAAATGGCCCGATTTTGTCTTtatatcatttctctttctaTACGTCCTTCAGATCAGGAATGGTTTTCCATCCAATATCACCAATACTATGTTCAGTCTCCACACCCCGCCCCCCCTCTTATAAATTCAGCATTTCTTAGCAACGATACGAGGTCAGAGTTGCATAAAAAATGTAGTGGGTTTAACAGAAAAATCCTTACCAATTGCATTCCTTGTAACTGTTAGTAGATTTCTCTGCCACTTGTACTGTGATATACCATGGACTGTTGGAGCTCCATCCATCCAGCTTCATATCTTGATATATTTCTTTGAGAGGAAAGAATTCAGAACTTCTGTCACTGTGTTACTCAAGAATCATCATTGGCCCCTAAAATAGAGTAGAGATTTGACATCCATGAATTCAAACCAGTCCGAGCATCCTTTGTCCTTGCTACTTCCAGCCTACGAACAACTTCCTTTGGCACTCCGCATTTCAACAGAACAACCCTAAGTGATTTGAATGTAGAATCATCAGGTTGGATGCCTGATTTAATCATCTCCTGAAACGTTTCCACTGCTTCCTTCAATCTCCCATCCGTTGCATATAAACCAATCACATTATTATAACTCAGGACTTCAGTTAAGAGGCCCTGTTCTTGCATTTGGTGGGCGACCTTGACTGCTTCTTCAAACCTTCCAATTCGTCTGTACATACACAACATCATTGCAAAGGAGAATTCATTTGCATCTCCTCTCTGTTTCAAGTACTCAAAAATTTCTTCTGCCCGTCCAACCATTCTACGTTCACTGTAGAGATAGATCATACAATTTGATGGGTAAATATCCGGACCTGCCTCGGATGATCGAAGCAGCATGTATATTTCTTGTGCTTCTTGCAAGTATCCAACTTTGGTATACAGCTTGATCAAAGAGTTATAGATAACTGGATTCCCAGGGAAACCTGCATTTCTCATTGCATCAACGTATCTCATAGCTTCTTTAACGCTTCCAACATCAGAAAAAGCATTAATCAAGACACCAAAAACAACAACATCAGGTTTTACCCCAAATGCAATCATCTCTCTGAATAGTCCCTCTGCCATTTCTAACTGACCCTGCTTAGCAAAGCTTGAGATCACCGCACTGTAAGGGATGCAGTCAGTTACCAATCCTGTTTTCTGCATCTTCTTGACATATGGTATTGATTTTTGTGGTATGTCAGCACTGGATAGAATTTGTATAAGAGAACTATAACTACATATGTCCGGGAAAATCCCATGATTCTCCATACTGTCGAACAGCTGACATGCCTTATCATATTTTCCCCCTATTCCATATGCTTTGATCATCACATTGAACTCAAGGACACTTAGCTTGTTCCTTTCTTGgcaataaatgaaaattttctcagCTTCCAAAGTGTGGCCCCGCTCTCCATATGCATCAATGTTGGCAGAGTAGCACTCAGAAGTCATCTTCCCCCTCATATgaaacctctcaaaccaagaccATGACTGCTTGAGCATGCCAGCATCAATGTACATTCTAACAAGAGCTGATTGGGTGAACTCATCGATCTCTAGACCTCTCTTATCCATCTCAGAGACGAGGGTTTCAGCTTCTGTAACCATATGCCTTATAGAGAATGCATAGAGGAGGGTACGGTAACTCACAGGGTCTGGCTCAAGGCAAGCCGCCTTCATTTTTGCAAAGTAACTTGCTGCCATGGAAATGTTATCATGCTTTGCATGGAGAGAAATAAGAATGTTATATGTTCTTGTGTCCGGAGGGCATTGgagttcttccatcttctgcATCAAGGAAGCCACTTCTTCTAACAGGCCATGGCTCCCACAGATGTGAATCATTGTATTGAAAGTTATTGTGTTTGGGACAATCCCTTCCCTTAGCATCCAAGTGAAAGTATCAGATGCTTCCTTAAGTTGGCCAGCTTTCCCATACATGTCAATCAAGTTATTATACGTGTGTGAGCTGAAAGAGGTATTAGGTTGATACACAGAACTGTTCATAGCACTAGCCGTGGAAGTTCTTCCTCCATTATTTGTTACTTTACCAGATGACCACTTCTTAAAGAACTGCTCAGCCTTTTCAAACTCTCCTGCCTTCTTGTAAGTTTGGACCACAATCCCCATGGTTACCTCATCAGGTTCCATCCcttgcttcttcatcttttccAGCCAAAGAAGTGCTTCTTCCTTGAGACCACCTTTGCCATAAACATCAATCAAAGTTCCATAGGTAGAGTTTGTgggtattatttttttggtttccatTTCGTCCCAGAGGCTCTCAATAAGGTTCCATCTCTGTGCTTTCCCCAGAATCCAAAGCATGATGTTATAGTGAATCACATTCAGTTCATAGCAACCTTTTCTCTTAAACCACTCAAAGATCCCAAGAGCTCTTTCCCAACTCGACTGCCCCTTGAGAATAATGCTTCTCTCCTTATTATTGAGGCTCTCTTCCCATGGCCTCAAGGCCTCATCCAGATCTTTAAAAGTTTCTAGAGCTTGCAAGATTAATGGAATGCGTCCTCCATAAGTGGCCCATTTTGTTGAACACTTGGTCCCCCTCTTTGCATAAGAAGAATTCTCATTATCTGGTTTGATTTTATCTGCcccatttctcttattttcagGCCTCTCAAAATCCCCAagtttccttctcttcccctcGTCTGTTTTCTGAACTAAACTTGGATTTTCTGCAACAGGTTTGAGTATATCTTCAGTTTTCCTGTTATGGGTCTTGCTGTAAATTCTTCCGGTTCTCTTGCTCGTGATAACCAAATTTTCAAACAGTTTCTCATCCCTCTGCTTCTTAACAGATTCAATTTCGTCTACTGGTAATACAGATCCTCCAATATTCCCCGAATTCTTTGTTGAACACAGGACATGAAAATGACTAACATCTAAATGCTGGAGCTTTCCAAACATGTTTTGGAAATGGGCCTGCATCAAATCCTCTGAAACATTTCTCCCAGTCCTCAAA from Macadamia integrifolia cultivar HAES 741 chromosome 14, SCU_Mint_v3, whole genome shotgun sequence encodes the following:
- the LOC122061405 gene encoding eukaryotic translation initiation factor 3 subunit K-like codes for the protein MEEQFKTFIVLSHYLETSRFRQFWDEAAKNRHILEIVPGFEQAIQDYAIHVLSLTYQKVPRPVLAEAINIEGLSLDKFLEHQVANCGWALEKGHSRGQVIVLPRNEFNQPELMKNTADSIPLEHITRIFPILG
- the LOC122061404 gene encoding protein LEAD-SENSITIVE 1-like; the encoded protein is MDAGIYVGNDKVIHFTRGQGQEVRTGTVLDALLLSSLPARYQLCSTCFTCPQLAEGDGVVSSCLDCFLAGGVLYHFEYGVNPVLFLAKARGGTCTTAVSDPDDIVVDRATYLLNNGFRSYNVFESNCEDFAIYCKTSLLVVEQGAIGHSGQATSIIGGSVSAILATPLCLLTTNVYGIVATGIGLYCRIRYATDIGMRKEVEKVAVEDLSKFLPRK
- the LOC122061301 gene encoding pentatricopeptide repeat-containing protein At3g23020-like, coding for MQAHFQNMFGKLQHLDVSHFHVLCSTKNSGNIGGSVLPVDEIESVKKQRDEKLFENLVITSKRTGRIYSKTHNRKTEDILKPVAENPSLVQKTDEGKRRKLGDFERPENKRNGADKIKPDNENSSYAKRGTKCSTKWATYGGRIPLILQALETFKDLDEALRPWEESLNNKERSIILKGQSSWERALGIFEWFKRKGCYELNVIHYNIMLWILGKAQRWNLIESLWDEMETKKIIPTNSTYGTLIDVYGKGGLKEEALLWLEKMKKQGMEPDEVTMGIVVQTYKKAGEFEKAEQFFKKWSSGKVTNNGGRTSTASAMNSSVYQPNTSFSSHTYNNLIDMYGKAGQLKEASDTFTWMLREGIVPNTITFNTMIHICGSHGLLEEVASLMQKMEELQCPPDTRTYNILISLHAKHDNISMAASYFAKMKAACLEPDPVSYRTLLYAFSIRHMVTEAETLVSEMDKRGLEIDEFTQSALVRMYIDAGMLKQSWSWFERFHMRGKMTSECYSANIDAYGERGHTLEAEKIFIYCQERNKLSVLEFNVMIKAYGIGGKYDKACQLFDSMENHGIFPDICSYSSLIQILSSADIPQKSIPYVKKMQKTGLVTDCIPYSAVISSFAKQGQLEMAEGLFREMIAFGVKPDVVVFGVLINAFSDVGSVKEAMRYVDAMRNAGFPGNPVIYNSLIKLYTKVGYLQEAQEIYMLLRSSEAGPDIYPSNCMIYLYSERRMVGRAEEIFEYLKQRGDANEFSFAMMLCMYRRIGRFEEAVKVAHQMQEQGLLTEVLSYNNVIGLYATDGRLKEAVETFQEMIKSGIQPDDSTFKSLRVVLLKCGVPKEVVRRLEVARTKDARTGLNSWMSNLYSILGANDDS